Below is a genomic region from Raphanus sativus cultivar WK10039 chromosome 4, ASM80110v3, whole genome shotgun sequence.
GTCAAATggatttttttcatatatgatTGGACTTGATATCATCTATATTTGTATCTATGTGGGCCAAATCATTCTCAATCAAAACATCTACAAAATTGGtcaaaatatacaatattttaagtatttcagttttaagtttgtatatatgttaaaattcGTATACATTTTTGGGGAGATACTTCAAACTTTGGAAGAATTATACATTACGGCTCCATTGATATAAGAGAATGTTCAAAACTTCTATAAGAAAACTCCAATTCAATTTGCTTTgctagtatttttaaaaaacccTGCAACTCAAATTTGAAAGTGGTGTATATCTCAAGTTTAGAGACGTCTTCCAGAAGACCACTGTATTTGAATTGATTTGAATAATTGATCATCATGAACATACTAAGGATTGGACATATCAGttgaatttcaaaatcaaaataaatttgcaATAGGAAAAATGAAGTTACATCAGAAGGCGCATGTTAGAATTCATTCAGAAGCCACATGATATGATGCTCTCCTGAATCTTATAATTgagatataaatgtatatttcttGCATTCAGTGActtttatatatcataaatgCGCGCCCCCAGTAATTTAACCACGTCTATACGGCTGATCCGGTGAATGGCTATTTGGCtttaaacaaaaagattttcagaattttggaaaatacatttttgtatGTAGATTCCCATTAGTTTTCTGAGCGTTGTAGAATCTCCTCTCCCAATAAACTCTGCTCTGTATTTCGCATTAGGAATATGCTACCATTCGACGAAAAGTTGGATTATTTTGATAGTTCCAGGCTTCCAGCGTAAACCGTCTCTTTAAATCACGCAAACTCACTCAAAACTCAACCAAAGCACATCGAATTTCTATGATCTATATGTTCACATTGCAGACTGTTACACTGATAGTTGATGGAGAGCCGTCCGTCGAAGGGCCAACAGACATTATCCCTGACGTGTGACAGATTGTATAAAATCGGACCGATAACAAGGAAATATCCTGAAAATGACTTTTCATTTCACGCttacaaacaataaaaaatcatgATTATAATTTACTTTCGGGGTTAACGAAGATTGATAGAATATCTAAGCCGACCAGTAATcttatcaattatttatttgtttctgtaatgtatttttttcaaaaatatttgttttttttttcaattttatggtAGGGGCAGGCAATACTACTGGTCCACAGTCTACGTTTCCATATGTGTGGATAAGATAGAAAGCAGAAGCAGCCAGATCTTTCTTTGGGCCCATTCTCTCTTAGGACACAAGGAAGAACTCAACttgtttctaatttttattcaCTTGTTCACACCCATAGATATTTGTCATCCACAACTCAACAATTATATTCTAAATCCcttaatttcctttttatcaTTTTCGATTATAGTTTATCTTCTCTTCTGAGCTTCCTGATAGCTAAATTAAGTTACGAAAAAGTATTTCAATATGACCTATATATGGGAATCTATCCTAGCTAGAACTATGTCTTTTCGTTTCTACATATGATAGTAGTACACATTACACAACACGATGTCATATATAATCATCCCAAACAAGAACTACAGTTTTACACcccaaaaatataataataaagagAAATCTATATCTAATGTTAACCCATTAAACATCATCAACTATATTACAAGCCAATTTGTGTCTCTCTATCTCGAGAAAAATATGTACATGCAATCAAGAGAGACAAAATAGATCTTAAGTTACATATATTTGGAATTTATCTCtctcaatttatatatataagtagtatataagtgtatatatatgtagtttATAGCTATTATCGATCAATGCTCTTGCTTGAAGAAAATGGAAGGAAGTATTTCCTTCAAGAGCTCATACTCACCTCCTTGGTGATACTCTTGATGAGAAGCATTAGGGTTTGCATTCACACTACCATAACCACGCTGTCCGTATCCATAATCCAAAGCCCCCTCCACAGAACCGTTGCTAGTATATGCAGCCGTTCCAAACATATCATGTGTAAAGCTTCTCGGAGTCATGATGAAGTCAGAGTACATTGCAGCCGCGGCGGAACTTCCCCGGAGGTTAGTCGGAATCGGATGGTTGTGTTGACCCTCGTACGTTGTAATAACAACCGTTGGATCTTGGAACGATCTCTCCACTCGTTTCTTCACGTTACACCTTTGCGTCGTGCATCTATAGTAACTCCTGTTTTCGTTTACATTTGCaattattatagttttttttggcCGTATcttaaaagtataaaattaaaatgaaaattaaattaccTTGGGTAAGGGCTATTTTTGACGGCCTTTTGGCCGTATTTTCTCCATCTATAACCATCTTCAAGATGATCAACCTCGCTTTTAGTCATAAACGAGACTCGTGgctctctttgtttcttctcttcgtTCTTTTTCGCTTTCCCTCTGAAACGAATACATTATAAAATTACTACAACATACTAGACTAGATTGCTAAATGAGGGATCATTTgatatttcataatataattcttatataaatGACTTACACTTTTTTGGAACTTTGATTTTCTTCACCTCCATCTTCAGCTAACTCTCTTTTCCTCTGACTTTTACCGGAATCTTCACCAGGATGATCAGCCTCGCTAGAAGAAGAAGGTGCAGAAACCCTAGTTGGAGTCTCGCCGGTAACTTCATTAGTTACAACATCCCGTTTTGATTCTTGATCGATCGAAGAGTTGAAAACctctgaagaagatggagaaagaCCAAAAGATTTCTGAAGTAGAGAGTCGTATGCAACTGGAGAGCTTTGGATGCAATCAGTGAAG
It encodes:
- the LOC108851448 gene encoding WRKY transcription factor 28, whose translation is MTNETKDFYNYQYPSSFSLYEMMNLPTSTPSSYGNNGFDPSSYSFTDCIQSSPVAYDSLLQKSFGLSPSSSEVFNSSIDQESKRDVVTNEVTGETPTRVSAPSSSSEADHPGEDSGKSQRKRELAEDGGEENQSSKKVGKAKKNEEKKQREPRVSFMTKSEVDHLEDGYRWRKYGQKAVKNSPYPRSYYRCTTQRCNVKKRVERSFQDPTVVITTYEGQHNHPIPTNLRGSSAAAAMYSDFIMTPRSFTHDMFGTAAYTSNGSVEGALDYGYGQRGYGSVNANPNASHQEYHQGGEYELLKEILPSIFFKQEH